In Deltaproteobacteria bacterium, the sequence ACTTCGACTTCCAGCCCTCCGTCGACGAGCGCCAGGTCAAGGAGTTGGCCAACCTCGCCTTCGTCGCCGAAGCCACCAACATCCTGCTGCTCGGACCGCCCGGCGTGGGCAAGACCCACCTGGCCGTCGCATTGGCGCTCAAGGCGATTGGGCACGGCTATGGCGCTTACTTCGTCCGCGCCTACGACCTGATGGAAGACCTCAGGAGGGCCCAGGCCGAGCAGAACCTCGGGCGGCGCATGCGTGTCTACCTCGCTCCCAAGGTCCTCGTCGTCGACGAGTTCGGCATCTGGCCCTACGACAGAGACGC encodes:
- a CDS encoding ATP-binding protein, translated to MIALEQTRQHLESLGLKQAAEALDNALDAAAGKQLTYPEMLADLLGVEVNARRERYLTTRTKLAHLPFQRSIEQFDFDFQPSVDERQVKELANLAFVAEATNILLLGPPGVGKTHLAVALALKAIGHGYGAYFVRAYDLMEDLRRAQAEQNLGRRMRVYLAPKVLVVDEFGIWPYDRDA